The genome window NNNNNNNNNNNNNNNNNNNNNNNNNNNNNNNNNNNNNNNNNNNNNNNNNNNNNNNNNNNNNNNNNNNNNNNNNNNNNNNNNNNNNNNNNNNNNNNNNNNNNNNNNNNNNNNNNNNNNNNNNNNNNNNNNNNNNNNNNNNNNNNNNNNNNNNNNNNNNNNNNNNNNNNNNNNNNNNNNNNNNNNNNNNNNNNNNNNNNNNNNNNNNNNNNNNNNNNNNNNNNNNNNNNNNNNNNNNNNNNNNNNNNNNNNNNNNNNNNNNNNNNNNNNNNNNNNNNNNNNNNNNNNNNNNNNNNNNNNNNNNNNNNNNNNNNNNNNNNNNNNNNNNNNNNNNNNNNNNNNNNNNNNNNNNNNNNNNNNNNNNNNNNNNNNNNNNNNNNNNNNNNNNNNNNNNNNNNNNNNNNNNNNNNNNNNNNNNNNNNNNNNNNNNNNNNNNNNNNNNNNNNNNNNNNNNNNNNNNNNNNNNNNNNNNNNNNNNNNNNNNNNNNNNNNNNNNNNNNNNNNNNNNNNNNNNNNNNNNNNNNNNNNNNNNNNNNNNNNNNNNNNNNNNNNNNNNNNNNNNNNNNNNNNNNNNNNNNNNNNNNNNNNNNNNNNNNNNNNNNNNNNNNNNNNNNNNNNNNNNNNNNNNNNNNNNNNNNNNNNNNNNNNNNNNNNNNNNNNNNNNNNNNNNNNNNNNNNNNNNNNNNNNNNNNNNNNNNNNNNNNNNNNNNNNNNNNNNNNNNNNNNNNNNNNNNNNNNNNNNNNNNNNNNNNNNNNNNNNNNNNNNNNNNNNNNNNNNNNNNNNNNNNNNNNNNNNNNNNNNNNNNNNNNNNNNNNNNNNNNNNNNNNNNNNNNNNNNNNNNNNNNNNNNNNNNNNNNNNNNNNNNNNNNNNNNNNNNNNNNNNNNNNNNNNNNNNNNNNNNNNNNNNNNNNNNNNNNNNNNNNNNNNNNNNNNNNNNNNNNNNNNNNNNNNNNNNNNNNNNNNNNNNNNNNNNNNNNNNNNNNNNNNNNNNNNNNNNNNNNNNNNNNNNNNNNNNNNNNNNNNNNNNNNNNNNNNNNNNNNNNNNNNNNNNNNNNNNNNNNNNNNNNNNNNNNNNNNNNNNNNNNNNNNNNNNNNNNNNNNNNNNNNNNNNNNNNNNNNNNNNNNNNNNNNNNNNNNNNNNNNNNNNNNNNNNNNNNNNNNNNNNNNNNNNNNNNNNNNNNNNNNNNNNNNNNNNNNNNNNNNNNNNNNNNNNNNNNNNNNNNNNNNNNNNNNNNNNNNNNNNNNNNNNNNNNNNNNNNNNNNNNNNNNNNNNNNNNNNNNNNNNNNNNNNNNNNNNNNNNNNNNNNNNNNNNNNNNNNNNNNNNNNNNNNNNNNNNNNNNNNNNNNNNNNNNNNNNNNNNNNNNNNNNNNNNNNNNNNNNNNNNNNNNNNNNNNNNNNNNNNNNNNNNNNNNNNNNNNNNNNNNNNNNNNNNNNNNNNNNNNNNNNNNNNNNNNNNNNNNNNNNNNNNNNNNNNNNNNNNNNNNNNNNNNNNNNNNNNNNNNNNNNNNNNNNNNNNNNNNNNNNNNNNNNNNNNNNNNNNNNNNNNNNNNNNNNNNNNNNNNNNNNNNNNNNNNNNNNNNNNNNNNNNNNNNNNNNNNNNNNNNNNNNNNNNNNNNNNNNNNNNNNNNNNNNNNNNNNNNNNNNNNNNNNNNNNNNNNNNNNNNNNNNNNNNNNNNNNNNNNNNNNNNNNNNNNNNNNNNNNNNNNNNNNNNNNNNNNNNNNNNNNNNNNNNNNNNNNNNNNNNNNNNNNNNNNNNNNNNNNNNNNNNNNNNNNNNNNNNNNNNNNNNNNNNNNNNNNNNNNNNNNNNNNNNNNNNNNNNNNNNNNNNNNNNNNNNNNNNNNNNNNNNNNNNNNNNNNNNNNNNNNNNNNNNNNNNNNNNNNNNNNNNNNNNNNNNNNNNNNNNNNNNNNNNNNNNNNNNNNNNNNNNNNNNNNNNNNNNNNNNNNNNNNNNNNNNNNNNNNNNNNNNNNNNNNNNNNNNNNNNNNNNNNNNNNNNNNNNNNNNNNNNNNNNNNNNNNNNNNNNNNNNNNNNNNNNNNNNNNNNNNNNNNNNNNNNNNNNNNNNNNNNNNNNNNNNNNNNNNNNNNNNNNNNNNNNNNNNNNNNNNNNNNNNNNNNNNNNNNNNNNNNNNNNNNNNNNNNNNNNNNNNNNNNNNNNNNNNNNNNNNNNNNNNNNNNNNNNNNNNNNNNNNNNNNNNNNNNNNNNNNNNNNNNNNNNNNNNNNNNNNNNNNNNNNNNNNNNNNNNNNNNNNNNNNNNNNNNNNNNNNNNNNNNNNNNNNNNNNNNNNNNNNNNNNNNNNNNNNNNNNNNNNNNNNNNNNNNNNNNNNNNNNNNNNNNNNNNNNNNNNNNNNNNNNNNNNNNNNNNNNNNNNNNNNNNNNNNNNNNNNNNNNNNNNNNNNNNNNNNNNNNNNNNNNNNNNNNNNNNNNNNNNNNNNNNNNNNNNNNNNNNNNNNNNNNNNNNNNNNNNNNNNNNNNNNNNNNNNNNNNNNNNNNNNNNNNNNNNNNNNNNNNNNNNNNNNNNNNNNNNNNNNNNNNNNNNNNNNNNNNNNNNNNNNNNNNNNNNNNNNNNNNNNNNNNNNNNNNNNNNNNNNNNNNNNNNNNNNNNNNNNNNNNNNNNNNNNNNNNNNNNNNNNNNNNNNNNNNNNNNNNNNNNNNNNNNNNNNNNNNNNNNNNNNNNNNNNNNNNNNNNNNNNNNNNNNNNNNNNNNNNNNNNNNNNNNNNNNNNNNNNNNNNNNNNNNNNNNNNNNNNNNNNNNNNNNNNNNNNNNNNNNNNNNNNNNNNNNNNNNNNNNNNNNNNNNNNNNNNNNNNNNNNNNNNNNNNNNNNNNNNNNNNNNNNNNNNNNNNNNNNNNNNNNNNNNNNNNNNNNNNNNNNNNNNNNNNNNNNNNNNNNNNNNNNNNNNNNNNNNNNNNNNNNNNNNNNNNNNNNNNNNNNNNNNNNNNNNNNNNNNNNNNNNNNNNNNNNNNNNNNNNNNNNNNNNNNNNNNNNNNNNNNNNNNNNNNNNNNNNNNNNNNNNNNNNNNNNNNNNNNNNNNNNNNNNNNNNNNNNNNNNNNNNNNNNNNNNNNNNNNNNNNNNNNNNNNNNNNNNNNNNNNNNNNNNNNNNNNNNNNNNNNNNNNNNNNNNNNNNNNNNNNNNNNNNNNNNNNNNNNNNNNNNNNNNNNNNNNNNNNNNNNNNNNNNNNNNNNNNNNNNNNNNNNNNNNNNNNNNNNNNNNNNNNNNNNNNNNNNNNNNNNNNNNNNNNNNNNNNNNNNNNNNNNNNNNNNNNNNNNNNNNNNNNNNNNNNNNNNNNNNNNNNNNNNNNNNNNNNNNNNNNNNNNNNNNNNNNNNNNNNNNNNNNNNNNNNNNNNNNNNNNNNNNNNNNNNNNNNNNNNNNNNNNNNNNNNNNNNNNNNNNNNNNNNNNNNNNNNNNNNNNNNNNNNNNNNNNNNNNNNNNNNNNNNNNNNNNNNNNNNNNNNNNNNNNNNNNNNNNNNNNNNNNNNNNNNNNNNNNNNNNNNNNNNNNNNNNNNNNNNNNNNNNNNNNNNNNNNNNNNNNNNNNNNNNNNNNNNNNNNNNNNNNNNNNNNNNNNNNNNNNNNNNNNNNNNNNNNNNNNNNNNNNNNNNNNNNNNNNNNNNNNNNNNNNNNNNNNNNNNNNNNNNNNNNNNNNNNNNNNNNNNNNNNNNNNNNNNNNNNNNNNNNNNNNNNNNNNNNNNNNNNNNNNNNNNNNNNNNNNNNNNNNNNNNNNNNNNNNNNNNNNNNNNNNNNNNNNNNNNNNNNNNNNNNNNNNNNNNNNNNNNNNNNNNNNNNNNNNNNNNNNNNNNNNNNNNNNNNNNNNNNNNNNNNNNNNNNNNNNNNNNNNNNNNNNNNNNNNNNNNNNNNNNNNNNNNNNNNNNNNNNNNNNNNNNNNNNNNNNNNNNNNNNNNNNNNNNNNNNNNNNNNNNNNNNNNNNNNNNNNNNNNNNNNNNNNNNNNNNNNNNNNNNNNNNNNNNNNNNNNNNNNNNNNNNNNNNNNNNNNNNNNNNNNNNNNNNNNNNNNNNNNNNNNNNNNNNNNNNNNNNNNNNNNNNNNNNNNNNNNNNNNNNNNNNNNNNNNNNNNNNNNNNNNNNNNNNNNNNNNNNNNNNNNNNNNNNNNNNNNNNNNNNNNNNNNNNNNNNNNNNNNNNNNNNNNNNNNNNNNNNNNNNNNNNNNNNNNNNNNNNNNNNNNNNNNNNNNNNNNNNNNNNNNNNNNNNNNNNNNNNNNNNNNNNNNNNNNNNNNNNNNNNNNNNNNNNNNNNNNNNNNNNNNNNNNNNNNNNNNNNNNNNNNNNNNNNNNNNNNNNNNNNNNNNNNNNNNNNNNNNNNNNNNNNNNNNNNNNNNNNNNNNNNNNNNNNNNNNNNNNNNNNNNNNNNNNNNNNNNNNNNNNNNNNNNNNNNNNNNNNNNNNNNNNNNNNNNNNNNNNNNNNNNNNNNNNNNNNNNNNNNNNNNNNNNNNNNNNNNNNNNNNNNNNNNNNNNNNNNNNNNNNNNNNNNNNNNNNNNNNNNNNNNNNNNNNNNNNNNNNNNNNNNNNNNNNNNNNNNNNNNNNNNNNNNNNNNNNNNNNNNNNNNNNNNNNNNNNNNNNNNNNNNNNNNNNNNNNNNNNNNNNNNNNNNNNNNNNNNNNNNNNNNNNNNNNNNNNNNNNNNNNNNNNNNNNNNNNNNNNNNNNNNNNNNNNNNNNNNNNNNNNNNNNNNNNNNNNNNNNNNNNNNNNNCCCCAGCCTCACCACTCTCCCTCTCAACACCTTTCTTCTGCATCCTGGCCTATTTCCTCCTNTTCTGATCGTTCCTTAGGAAAAAGATNCATCAAGGTGTAGAAGGGTGATCAGGGGGCTTGGGCTGGACACAGGTGGAATATTTGAACATTTCCTTGGAGCAGGGTACTGGGCCAGGTATTGTGTGCCGAACAAGTTACTGAGATTAAAAGGAGGNTACTTGTATATTCAGGGTTTAAAAAAACCTTGCCCTCAAATGTACAAATTCTGCTATTCAGACTAGGGAACAAAAAGTGGATGTAAGAAGTGCCGTGCTGGCTTTGTAGATGCAGAAATAAGAGGCAGAGACTAACCAAAGCAGCGAATGACCCAATCTGGTGTTGACGCAGTGAAGACAGACATGGCTGAGGGAGTCCAGAAAAGGTGTAGGGATGACAGAGGTCAAGGCACATTTCCTGCAGGCATAGTTTGGGGAGGGCCAGGGCGACAGGCAAGTGTCAGCTGAGAGGAATAGGCAAGGGAAAAGACTCAATAAAGGCAAGGCTAGAAAACATGCGGTATGGCTAGGAGGCATGCTAGAGTCTGGCGAAGGAGACCACCTTTTTGAATCAGCTGGTGGGTGCATAGGCCTGGCCCAGTGGCTGTGTCATTTTCTGTCCACCTCCCCTTCCTGGGACCAGCTGGGTGAGGGCAGCAGCAGCTCCTTGTTGTGtttgagggtgggaggggagtttGATTTGCCAGGCTGATTTGGAGTGACTCTGGGCATGGGCGGGGACACACAGACTAGATCCGCCTGCTCCATTCATATCCTGTTATTCAGAAGGCTGTACCCGCTTGGAGTGTGAGTGAGTGGCCTTTTGTTCTGGGGTGAGGGGGTGATGCGTGTAGCCTGTGCTAGGCAGCCACTGTGTCCAGAGGCCCAGCATCTGTCTCCAGCTGGGGCAGAACTGGGCCTGGTTCTTCCTTAGGTAATGGGGTGAAGGGTGTCCTTGGGCCCTGATACTTAAGGAATGGTTATCAGGGAGGAGAGGCTGGTGGTGTGTGGCCAAGAGGGGAGCCACTGATGGAGGCAGACTTTGCTCTTTCTTagagatgggcagtggtggcctaaATCCCTGAGCTCACTACCTTAGAGCCTATGCAAGGGGTTGAGGTGGGCTAAGGTTCCTATCCCTGCTTTGTNNNNNNNNNNNNNNNNNNNNNNNNNNNNNNNNNNNNNNNNNNNNNNNNNNNNNNNNNNNNNNNNNNNNNNNNNNNNNNNNNNNNNNNNNNNNNNNNNNNNNNNNNNNNNNNNNNNNNNNNNNNNNNNNNNNNNNNNNNNNNNNNNNNNNNNNNNNNNTGATTCTTCCCAGCCATAGAACAAGggacccgtgtgtgtgtgtgtgtgtgtgtgtgtgtgtgtgtgtgtgtgtgtgtgtaggtgtcaACAGTTAcctgcctcctctcctcacaGAAGCCTCCTGCTCTCTGAGGACTCTGACAGGCATCAGGCCTGCCCGGGGCAGGGGAAGGGCCTGGAGAAGCTATCTTGGCAGTTGGCAGTCTGGCTGGGGAACACTTGGATTAGAGGAGTCACATAGCTCTCCTTCCAGGCCACCCCCATGCTCACTTTGNTATGCTATGTctgcttcctcccttctctgaaaGGCAAGAAGGCTGAGGATGCTGTGTGCAGGGATgccccttcccatctctctttctgcttcctaggCCCAGAGAGGAGCTGAGGCAGTGAGATGGCTGACTGCtacacagagctggagaaggcaGTTGTTNTCCTGGTGGAaaacttttataaatatgtatccAAGCACAGCCTGGTCAAAAACAAGATCAGCAAGTCCAGCTTCCGAAAGATGCTCCAGAGAGAGCTGAACCACATGCTGACGGTATCCCCACTGCTGCCCTCTGTGCCTGCTCTTCTCCTCACAGCTCTCTCAGtgaccccctccctccctgtgctctGCTCAGTGTTCCCTCCCAGTGCCCTGATAGCCTGGCCAAAGGACTCTGCCTAGGGTCCTGTCTGTGCCATCCCAAGTTTTACTGATTCAAGTTCTTCTACAGGACACAGGGAACCGAAAGGCAGCTGACAAGCTAATCCAGAACTTGGATGCCAACCATGACGGGCGCATCTGCTTTGACGAATACTGGACCATGATTGGTGGCATCACCAGCCCCATGGCCAACCTCATCCGCCAGCAGGAGTGCCAGCAGGAGAGCCAGCAGGAGAGCCAGCAGGGCAGCAGCTAGAGGCCCTTTGGGAAACCCTTTTCATGTCCTGACCCATGTCCTGCCAGTGTTCTTTCCATGCTTTAAAttgactctttctttctcccttctccctccagaCCTGTTCCTACCCTTGCAGAACAGCAcaaggtggatgggtggggggcTATCAAGGCCACTGTGGTAGTGCTTCCCTGAGCATTCAGTCCCTGGAGCCTGTAGGCCCTGGGGAGGGGGGTCCCCTTTGTGAAATATCAATGCTGTTTGAGGCCCTCCCTCCAAGACTTTCCTCACTTGTTGATCTGTGTACTCTCACAATGGCTGATGTTCCTATTTGATTCTTGACTGATTTTGTGTCTGTCCTGACCTCTAGAGGTCAGCTTGCTGCTTGAGGTCTCCCAGCTCCTGGCCTTGGCAGCTGTGCTAGTGGCAGTACCAGAATTAGCTGCTTCTTTTCCTCCCAACCTCTTAGCTGGGTGGAGAGGCATTCCCGGGGGCTCCTGTCCAGCCATCTCTGTCTGGGAATGATCTAACCTGGGTTGAGCCCCCTCTCTGCTCTGCCACTGAAATAAACGCTGGATTTGGAGTTGGTAACTCTTGGATGCTTCCTTTGTNNNNNNNNNNNNNNNNNNNNNNNNNNNNNNNNNNNNNNNNNNNNNNNNNNNNNNNNNNNNNNNNNNNNNNNNNNNNNNNNNNNNNNNNNNNNNNNNNNNNNNNNNNNNNNNNNNNNNNNNNNNNNNNNNNNNNNNNNNNNNNNNNNNNNNNNNNNNNNNNNNNNNNNNNNNNNNNNNNNNNNNNNNNNNNNNNNNNNNNNNNNNNNNNNNNNNNNNNNNNNNNNNNNNNNNNNNNNNNNNNNNNNNNNNNNNNNNNNNNNNNNNNNNNNNNNNNNNNNNNNNNNNNNNNNNNNNNNNNNNNNNNNNNNNNNNNNNNNNNNNNNNNNNNNNNNNNNNNNNNNNNNNNNNNNNNNNNNNNNNNNNNNNNNNNNNNNNNNNNNNNNNNNNNNNNNNNNNNNNNNNNNNNNNNNNNNNNNNNNNNNNNNNNNNNNNNNNNNNNNNNNNNNNNNNNNNNNNNNNNNNNNNNNNNNNNNNNNNNNNNNNNNNNNNNNNNNNNNNNNNNNNNNNNNNNNNNNNNNNNTGAGGGGAGAGAGGTATgggaagccagagacagaaagggaagcaCAGTTTTCAGCTGCTGGGAACAATGCCAGTTTTTCCAGCTCTTTNTGCTACTGAAACTGAGGAGCCCTCAATAGGCACATGGCAGGAAACCCAGCCTGGACCCACAGTTTAAGGTTCCCCCAAAGAAGCACAGGCAtagagagttttgtttgtttgttttttcccatttcgttgtctttgtttttatacagggtctcactatgtagacttggTGGGACTGGCTGGACCTATCTATGTAGATCAGGTCAgttttgaattcacagagacctaagcgtctgtgcctcccaagtactgggattaaagatgtgtgtcaccacaccagaCCCAGGTGCAGACTTTTATTGTAGTGCATTTAGGGATTTTCAANTTTGTGAAACTGGTTCGTCTCAGACAGGCTCTTGTCAATGTCCTGCTGACCTTTCTTTCCTAGTGCAGTCATAATAAACCCCGTATGGcctttaacaaaattaaaaaaaaaatttacttatttatctaggatctaaaatatttttctctcctacAATACATCCCAATTAattttccttccctccactcctcctagcTCTCCCCTACCTCTCCTATCTCCACTCTCCCCTAATTCACTTCCcatcagaaaagaacaggtctcaaagagacaacaaccaataaacaaataaacaacaacaaacacaataaaacaaaacaaaacaagacaaagcaaaagccCCCACACAGAGGCTGGACAGAAGAATCAGAGGCCTGCTTGTTCTCTCACTCGGGAGTCACAGAAAAATACTAAGCTTcaactataatatatacacagggGGCCAGGTGCAGACTCCTGAGGCCTTGGGAtcgctgcctcagtctctgtgagctcgcTTGCACCCTGCTTAGATGGTTCAGTGGCCTGTGTTCTCCTATGTCCACCATCCCCTCTcactcctacaatctttctgcccctcttccatGGAATTTTCTGAAGTGGGGGACCTGATAGAGACCCCCAATTTAGATCttttctctgcataatgtctggctgcaTCCACTCCTCTCAGATGTCAGAGGAAGGccctctgatgacaattggacaaggcaccaatctatgagtatagcagaatatcactaggaatcatttcctatccatctatcatctatctatctatctatctatctatctatctatctatctatctatctatccatcaatctatctatcaatctatctatctatctacctatctatctatctatctatctatctatctatctatctatctatctatctatctatctactgtctTTTGGTTCTACCCTGTTTATGTCCCTGGGCTATCTGGTCTCTGGTTCCTGGtcatccaagcagtgtcaggcaCGGGCTCATTCTACTAGAGTGGGCCTCAAGTTAAACAGACATTGGTTGTCTCCTCTTATAAGCTTTGTGCTGCCATTTCCCCAGAACATCTTACAAGCAGGatagattgtaggtcaaaggttttgtggttgggttggtgtccatgtttctctcttggtagcctgcagagtacgTTCCCATTGGAAGAGNNNNNNNNNNNNNNNNNNNNNNNNNNNNNNNNNNNNNNNNNNNNNNNNNNNNNNNNNNNNNNNNNNNNNNNNNNNNNNNNNNNNNNNNNNNNNNNNNNNNNNNNNNNNNNNNNNNNNNNNNNNNNNNNNNNNNNNNNNNNNNNNNNNNNNNNNNNNNNNNNNNNNNNNNNNNNNNNNNNNNNNNNNNNNNNNNNNNNNNNNNNNNNNNNNNNNNNNNNNNNNNNNNNNNNNNNNNNNNNNNNNNNNNNNNNNNNNNNNNNNNNNNNNNNNNNNNNNNNNNNNNNNNNNNNNNNNNNNNNNNNNNNNNNNNNNNNNNNNNNNNNNNNNNNNNNNNNNNNNNNNNNNNNNNNNNNNNNNNNNNNNNNNNNNNNNNNNNNNNNNNNNNNNNNNNNNNNNNNNNNNNNNAGGCCAACAACTCAATGGAATGCAACCTAGTCCTTtgactggaagccttgcctggttacaagaGACGGCCAGTTGAGACTATATCCCTCATTACTAGTGGTCCTCactaggatcaccctcatagactccatGAAGTTTCTACTGTACTAGATTTCCACACAGTTCCCCAAATGCCCTCTaattccagctctctctctctgtcactctctctgtctttctgtctctctctgtctctctctctctgtgtctctttgtgtctctctctgtctctctctctctctgtgctttctcTATTCCATCTCCCTCAAACCCTGATCCCTTCTTGTACCCACCTGTCCCTAGTACACCCCccaacattctttttatttccccttccctaTCTTTTTCTAGGGAGATCCATATGCCCTCCTAGAGCCACCCTATTTTCCTAACTCTGGGTTTATGGGTTGTAGTTTGATTATCATTTATCATTATCTTTGACTAATATTCAGTTACACTTGTATATCCAGaacacataccatatttgtctttctgggtctgagttacctcactgaggatgcttttctctagttccatcatttgtctgtaaatttcatgatgtcattaaaaaaaaacccagctaagtaatacttcattgtgcaaatgtacaacattttctttatccattctacAGTTGAGGGATAT of Mus pahari chromosome 4, PAHARI_EIJ_v1.1, whole genome shotgun sequence contains these proteins:
- the S100a16 gene encoding protein S100-A16, which gives rise to MADCYTELEKAVVXLVENFYKYVSKHSLVKNKISKSSFRKMLQRELNHMLTDTGNRKAADKLIQNLDANHDGRICFDEYWTMIGGITSPMANLIRQQECQQESQQESQQGSS